Proteins from one Gaiella occulta genomic window:
- a CDS encoding response regulator, which produces MSAERILVVDDHPLTREALASLLQQHGFEVVGQAADGAEAIALAGELQPAIVLLDLTMPGMDGLAALPPIRQASPDSEVVVLTASGTEENLLEAIRAGAAGYLLKSEPPKRIAWFLRGVAGGEAALSGSIARRLLDRVREGGRLGGVPDDIAQKLSAREVEVLLLLDEHFGTDEIASRLYISEHTVRSHVKSLLRKLGVSSRRAALERLAAARR; this is translated from the coding sequence ATGAGCGCAGAGCGCATCCTGGTGGTCGACGACCATCCGTTGACGCGCGAGGCCCTTGCCTCGCTGCTGCAGCAGCACGGCTTCGAGGTCGTCGGCCAGGCGGCCGACGGCGCCGAGGCGATCGCGCTGGCCGGCGAGCTGCAGCCGGCGATCGTCCTGCTCGACCTGACGATGCCCGGCATGGACGGGCTCGCGGCGCTCCCGCCGATTCGCCAGGCGTCCCCGGACAGCGAGGTCGTCGTTCTCACCGCCTCGGGCACCGAGGAGAACCTGCTCGAGGCGATCCGCGCGGGGGCGGCCGGCTACCTGCTCAAGAGCGAGCCGCCGAAGCGCATCGCGTGGTTCCTGCGCGGCGTCGCGGGCGGAGAGGCGGCGCTGTCGGGATCGATCGCGCGCAGGCTGCTCGACCGGGTGCGCGAGGGAGGCAGGCTCGGCGGCGTGCCGGACGACATCGCGCAGAAGCTGTCGGCACGCGAGGTCGAGGTTCTGCTTCTCCTCGACGAGCACTTCGGCACCGACGAGATCGCAAGCCGCCTCTACATCTCCGAGCACACCGTGCGCTCGCACGTGAAGAGCCTGCTGCGCAAGCTCGGCGTCTCGTCGCGGCGGGCGGCGCTCGAGCGGCTCGCCGCCGCGCGCCGCTGA
- a CDS encoding histone deacetylase family protein: MDVVSHAAMAHLHPTGHRHHPEREERLQRLLATFPPELEGGRASREAIERVHDRAYVDRVEAIDGECWLDGDTLGQPTTWEAARLAAGCAIRAAEVGAFALVRPPGHHALPDAAMGFCIFGNAAVAARHAQAELGIERVAIVDWDVHHGNGSEAIFRGDDSVLFVSLHQWPFYPGSGGPGTDDDTTVNVPLPAGSGDAAYAEAFRDVVEPAVRAFDPGLLIVSAGFDAHVDDPLAQMEVTARGFRDMAARCTQLAPRVAAVLEGGYNLETLPALVEAALEGFAGG; the protein is encoded by the coding sequence ATGGACGTCGTCAGCCATGCGGCGATGGCGCACCTGCACCCCACCGGCCATCGTCATCACCCCGAGCGCGAGGAGCGCCTGCAGCGGCTCCTCGCCACCTTCCCACCCGAGCTGGAGGGGGGAAGGGCGAGCCGGGAGGCGATCGAGCGCGTCCACGATCGCGCCTACGTCGACCGGGTGGAGGCGATCGACGGGGAATGCTGGCTCGACGGGGACACGCTCGGGCAGCCGACGACGTGGGAGGCCGCCCGGCTCGCCGCCGGCTGCGCCATCCGCGCCGCCGAGGTGGGCGCCTTCGCGCTCGTCCGTCCGCCCGGCCACCACGCGCTGCCGGACGCGGCGATGGGCTTCTGCATCTTCGGCAACGCGGCCGTCGCGGCGCGTCACGCGCAGGCCGAGCTCGGGATCGAGCGCGTGGCGATCGTCGACTGGGACGTCCACCACGGCAACGGCAGCGAGGCGATCTTCCGCGGCGACGACAGCGTCCTCTTCGTGTCGCTGCACCAGTGGCCGTTCTACCCCGGCAGCGGCGGGCCGGGTACGGACGACGACACGACGGTCAACGTGCCGCTCCCGGCCGGGTCGGGCGACGCCGCCTACGCGGAGGCCTTCCGCGACGTCGTCGAGCCCGCCGTGCGCGCGTTCGACCCGGGGCTGCTGATCGTGTCCGCCGGCTTCGACGCGCACGTCGACGACCCGCTGGCGCAGATGGAGGTGACCGCCCGCGGCTTCCGCGACATGGCGGCGCGATGCACGCAGCTCGCACCCAGGGTCGCCGCCGTGCTCGAGGGCGGCTACAACCTCGAGACGCTGCCGGCCCTCGTCGAGGCCGCGCTCGAGGGCTTCGCCGGCGGCTGA
- a CDS encoding 5'-3' exonuclease → MTPTGASRLTRPLLVVDGDSLAHRAYHALPSSMKRANGRPGNALTGFMSMLLRLWQAERPRAVVVGWDTLGRPTYRNALLDSYQSGRVFDPDLVEQLELLPGLVSAAGIVSAKEPGYEADDFLAAAVAQERGRRGSALVVTSDRDAFQLADEQTTILQPVRGVSETARVGPAQVRERYGVEPRQVPDFIALRGDPSDRIPGARGVGEKTAARLLAEYGTLQALLAEGRFAAEAGRLRDFRRIATLDATAPLPPLDDREPDWAAGAAAARELGLERLADRLEAGA, encoded by the coding sequence GTGACGCCGACCGGTGCGTCGAGGCTGACCCGCCCGCTTCTCGTCGTGGACGGCGACTCGCTCGCCCACCGCGCCTACCACGCCCTGCCCTCCTCGATGAAGCGTGCCAACGGACGGCCGGGAAACGCCCTCACGGGCTTCATGTCGATGCTTCTGCGTCTCTGGCAGGCGGAGCGCCCGCGCGCCGTCGTCGTCGGCTGGGACACCCTCGGCCGGCCCACGTATCGGAACGCGCTGCTCGACAGCTACCAGTCGGGCCGCGTCTTCGACCCCGACCTCGTGGAGCAGCTCGAGCTGCTGCCCGGCCTCGTCTCCGCGGCGGGCATCGTATCCGCGAAGGAGCCGGGCTACGAGGCGGACGACTTCCTCGCGGCCGCCGTCGCGCAGGAGCGGGGCCGGCGCGGCAGCGCGCTCGTCGTGACCTCCGACCGGGACGCGTTCCAGCTCGCGGACGAGCAGACGACGATCCTGCAGCCCGTCCGCGGCGTGAGCGAGACGGCGCGGGTCGGCCCCGCGCAGGTGCGCGAGCGCTACGGCGTCGAGCCGCGCCAGGTGCCGGACTTCATCGCCCTCCGGGGCGATCCGTCCGACCGCATTCCCGGAGCCCGCGGCGTCGGCGAGAAGACCGCCGCCCGGCTGCTGGCCGAGTACGGCACGCTGCAGGCGCTCCTCGCGGAGGGGCGGTTCGCGGCGGAGGCAGGCCGGCTGCGGGACTTCCGCCGCATCGCGACGCTCGACGCCACGGCCCCGCTGCCGCCGCTCGACGACCGCGAGCCCGACTGGGCGGCCGGCGCGGCCGCTGCCCGCGAGCTCGGGCTCGAGCGGCTCGCGGACAGGCTGGAGGCCGGCGCCTGA
- the hpaD gene encoding 3,4-dihydroxyphenylacetate 2,3-dioxygenase → MTVVVETPPLETPFDIVRVAHVELFVSDLAASRRFYVDLLGLHVTEESEDALYLRGVEEHHHHSLLLRKGDEAKVGHLSFLVRTPGCLEALERHFAASGCSPAFVEGVEPGQGPALRVRDELGFPLEFVHELGQVESLLRRFHEHRGASIQRLDHFNFHVPDVQQAFRILRGRGFRCSEFIATDPPDERLWAAWMYRKPDVHDVALMNGRGPRLHHVGFWVADTGSVLRACDILAAAGERARMERGPGRHGVSNAFFLYTRDPDGHRIELYTSDYYTGDPDFVPLRWSATDPQRGTFWGHRAPKSWFEESSLLAAEDGGTVPIRDPLLPVITDTAS, encoded by the coding sequence ATGACCGTTGTGGTCGAGACGCCGCCGCTCGAGACGCCGTTCGACATCGTCCGCGTGGCACACGTCGAGCTGTTCGTCAGCGACCTCGCGGCGTCACGCCGCTTCTACGTCGACCTGCTCGGGCTCCACGTCACCGAGGAGTCGGAGGACGCCCTCTACCTGCGCGGCGTCGAAGAGCACCACCACCACTCCCTCTTGCTCCGGAAGGGGGACGAGGCAAAGGTCGGCCACCTGTCCTTCCTCGTGCGCACGCCCGGCTGTCTCGAGGCGCTCGAGCGCCACTTCGCAGCGAGCGGCTGCTCCCCGGCTTTCGTCGAGGGCGTCGAACCGGGGCAGGGGCCGGCTCTGCGCGTGCGTGACGAGCTCGGCTTCCCGCTCGAGTTCGTTCACGAGCTGGGGCAGGTTGAGTCGCTGCTGCGCCGCTTCCACGAGCACCGCGGCGCAAGCATCCAGCGGCTCGACCACTTTAACTTCCACGTCCCGGACGTCCAGCAGGCGTTCCGAATCTTGCGGGGCCGCGGCTTTCGATGTAGCGAGTTCATCGCCACGGACCCACCCGACGAGCGCCTCTGGGCGGCCTGGATGTACCGCAAACCGGACGTCCACGACGTGGCGCTGATGAACGGGCGCGGCCCACGCCTCCACCATGTCGGCTTCTGGGTGGCCGACACGGGGAGCGTGCTCCGCGCCTGCGACATCCTCGCCGCCGCAGGCGAGCGGGCCCGTATGGAGCGGGGCCCCGGCCGGCACGGCGTCTCCAACGCGTTCTTCCTCTACACGCGCGACCCGGACGGACATCGGATCGAGCTGTACACGAGCGACTACTACACCGGCGACCCCGATTTCGTGCCGCTGCGCTGGAGCGCCACCGACCCGCAGCGCGGGACGTTCTGGGGTCATCGCGCCCCGAAAAGCTGGTTCGAGGAGTCGTCGCTGCTCGCCGCCGAAGACGGTGGCACGGTGCCGATCCGCGACCCCCTGCTACCCGTCATCACCGACACCGCGAGCTAG
- a CDS encoding lysophospholipid acyltransferase family protein — translation MQTNPRPSLLYLVVGGLSYPVLRLLYRLTWRGVERLPAVGGYVLAANHWSSFDPWPIGMPLFPRRYLRFMAKSELFWFPLGPLISACGAFPVRRGQRDQEAIDTAVRLCREGHVVVMFPEGTRRQKGLRKKHEARWRSGAARIALEAGVPLVPAGIAGTDALARFAKLRVAFGPPVSLDGLSELPVDEAARIATDRLREAIAALEESLD, via the coding sequence ATGCAGACGAACCCTCGCCCGAGCCTGCTCTACCTCGTCGTCGGTGGACTCAGCTACCCCGTGCTGCGGCTCCTCTACCGCCTCACGTGGCGCGGCGTCGAGCGCCTGCCCGCGGTGGGCGGATACGTCCTCGCCGCCAACCACTGGTCGAGCTTCGACCCGTGGCCGATCGGGATGCCGCTCTTCCCCCGGCGCTACCTTCGCTTCATGGCGAAGTCCGAGCTGTTCTGGTTTCCGCTCGGCCCGCTCATCAGCGCCTGCGGCGCCTTCCCCGTGCGCCGCGGGCAGCGCGACCAGGAGGCGATCGACACCGCCGTGCGCCTCTGCCGCGAGGGCCACGTCGTCGTCATGTTCCCCGAGGGCACCCGCCGCCAGAAGGGGCTGCGCAAGAAACACGAGGCGCGCTGGCGCTCCGGCGCGGCGCGCATCGCGCTCGAGGCGGGCGTCCCGCTCGTGCCTGCGGGGATCGCCGGTACCGACGCGCTGGCGCGCTTCGCGAAGCTGCGCGTCGCGTTCGGCCCGCCCGTGAGCCTCGACGGCCTGTCCGAGCTGCCGGTCGACGAGGCCGCGCGCATCGCCACCGACCGTCTGCGCGAGGCGATCGCGGCGCTCGAGGAGTCGCTGGATTGA
- a CDS encoding sensor histidine kinase: MHPGRVDTYRSWLIGELVLVGLLGLATLLLALTGRLEGYALPHGRIALDTAVAIVASIVAVLAAIRFLVEGRGMDILLAAGFLATGLGSFGFGVAPVLDGSSLGAGEAWARIGADLFGAALIALAPFVTRRTSNRPRVLLAGLLVVLASLAGIWVDTRILGLDLGVTGAADDHAPAVIVAFALLALLAVAAAVGFGLRFRRYGRDLDRWLALALTLVVFADLHFVLQPTRSSEYVLQGDFLRLLSFAVLLVGVWRAISQAEFGRAVAEERARVAREIHDGLAQYLFAISTQVSMLEGGTALDDLLPRLKHATDAAQQEARFAVLALSSASGTAPFDAALKRYVDVLCADGAVDVEVDIDAAVRLAPDEQIEVFRIVQEGLANVRRHAGASHVEVCLRQRAGRRVVTIDDDGHGFDGTGTAAGQGLENMRARAASIQGAFALRSAPGRGTSIEVVLRPL, from the coding sequence GTGCACCCCGGGCGCGTCGACACCTATCGGTCGTGGCTGATCGGCGAGCTCGTGCTCGTCGGCCTGCTCGGTCTCGCCACGCTGCTGCTCGCGCTCACCGGCCGCCTCGAGGGGTACGCGCTCCCGCACGGCCGCATCGCCCTCGACACGGCCGTCGCGATCGTGGCCTCGATCGTCGCGGTCCTCGCGGCGATCCGCTTCCTCGTCGAGGGGCGCGGCATGGACATCCTGCTCGCAGCCGGGTTCCTCGCCACGGGGCTCGGGTCGTTCGGATTCGGGGTCGCACCGGTGCTCGACGGCAGCAGTCTCGGAGCCGGGGAAGCATGGGCGCGCATCGGCGCCGACCTCTTCGGCGCCGCGCTGATCGCCCTGGCCCCGTTCGTCACGCGCCGTACGTCGAACCGCCCGCGGGTGCTCCTCGCCGGCCTGCTGGTCGTGCTCGCCTCGCTCGCCGGGATATGGGTGGACACGCGCATCCTCGGTCTCGACCTCGGCGTCACGGGCGCGGCGGACGACCATGCGCCCGCGGTGATCGTGGCGTTCGCGCTGCTCGCGCTGCTCGCGGTCGCCGCCGCCGTCGGGTTCGGCCTTCGCTTCCGTCGCTACGGGCGCGACCTCGACCGCTGGCTGGCGCTCGCGCTGACGCTCGTCGTGTTCGCTGACCTCCACTTCGTGCTGCAGCCGACGCGGTCGAGCGAGTACGTGTTGCAGGGCGACTTCCTGCGCCTGCTGTCGTTCGCCGTGCTCCTCGTCGGGGTGTGGCGCGCGATCAGCCAGGCCGAGTTCGGCAGGGCCGTCGCGGAGGAGCGGGCCCGCGTCGCCCGGGAGATCCACGACGGCCTCGCGCAGTACCTGTTCGCGATCTCGACGCAGGTGAGCATGCTCGAAGGCGGAACCGCCCTCGACGACCTCCTGCCGCGACTGAAGCACGCCACCGACGCCGCGCAGCAGGAGGCACGGTTCGCGGTGCTGGCGCTGTCGTCGGCGTCGGGGACGGCGCCGTTCGACGCCGCCCTCAAGCGCTACGTCGACGTGCTCTGCGCCGACGGCGCCGTCGACGTGGAGGTCGACATCGACGCGGCGGTGAGGCTTGCGCCGGACGAGCAGATCGAGGTCTTCCGCATCGTGCAGGAGGGGCTTGCGAACGTGCGCCGACACGCCGGCGCCAGCCACGTCGAGGTGTGTCTGCGGCAGCGGGCCGGCCGGCGTGTGGTCACGATCGACGACGACGGCCACGGCTTCGACGGCACGGGCACGGCGGCGGGCCAGGGTCTCGAGAACATGCGCGCGCGCGCCGCGTCGATCCAGGGCGCGTTCGCGCTGCGATCGGCGCCCGGCCGCGGCACCTCGATCGAAGTCGTGCTGCGGCCGCTGTAG
- the hpaB gene encoding 4-hydroxyphenylacetate 3-monooxygenase, oxygenase component, translating to MPARTGKQFIEALNSSRRDVQIHGERVTERVGEHAAFRGIVESYARLYDMQHDPDLRDVLTYPSPTTGDPVSVSFLQPQTREDLARRREMMKLWADWSLGTLGRTGDYLNSAVMAMAAAADWFGQKDARFGENVRNYYEYVRENDLLLTHTLINPQANRSASAAGQTDPYLAARIVRETDSGIIIRGARMLATIGPIADEILVFPSTVLRDSSDDEPYANAFALPCDTPGMRFLCRESFDYGRGHFDHPLASRFEEMDAVVIFDDVEVPWERCFMVRSPELLHGGRLYYETDAMVHMTHQVVTRTTAKTEALLGLVAKMVDAISIGEFQHVQEKLAEVIMALEILRGLTRAAEADAEIGRWGLMAPAWAPLNTARNWYPRTYPELREIVWKLGASGIFGVPTEADLTGTARDDVERYLQCASLGGVERVRLFRLAWDWALSSFAGRQEAYEYFFFGDPVRMAGAYVRSHDLAPYEARIDEFLHRDEAGAEAEGAETVVTT from the coding sequence ATGCCGGCACGCACAGGTAAGCAGTTCATCGAGGCGCTCAACTCCTCGCGCCGGGACGTCCAGATCCACGGCGAGCGGGTGACGGAACGCGTCGGCGAGCACGCCGCGTTCAGAGGGATCGTCGAGAGCTACGCACGTCTCTACGACATGCAGCACGACCCCGATCTCCGCGACGTGCTGACCTATCCGTCGCCGACCACCGGCGACCCCGTCAGCGTCTCCTTCCTCCAACCGCAGACGCGGGAGGATCTCGCGCGACGGAGAGAGATGATGAAGCTCTGGGCGGACTGGAGCCTCGGCACGCTCGGCCGCACGGGCGACTACCTCAACAGCGCCGTGATGGCGATGGCCGCCGCAGCGGATTGGTTCGGCCAGAAGGACGCGCGGTTCGGGGAGAATGTCAGGAACTACTACGAGTACGTGCGCGAGAACGACCTGCTGCTCACGCACACGCTGATCAATCCGCAGGCCAACCGGTCGGCCTCGGCGGCGGGGCAGACCGACCCCTATCTCGCTGCGCGCATCGTGCGCGAGACCGACAGCGGCATCATCATCCGCGGGGCGCGGATGCTGGCCACGATCGGGCCGATCGCCGACGAGATCCTCGTCTTCCCGTCGACGGTGCTGCGCGACAGCTCCGACGACGAGCCGTATGCGAACGCGTTCGCGCTCCCGTGCGACACGCCCGGCATGCGCTTCCTTTGCCGAGAGAGCTTCGACTACGGGCGCGGCCACTTCGACCACCCGCTGGCATCGCGCTTCGAGGAGATGGACGCCGTCGTGATCTTCGACGATGTCGAGGTTCCCTGGGAGCGCTGCTTCATGGTACGCAGCCCGGAGCTCCTCCACGGCGGCCGCCTGTACTACGAGACGGACGCGATGGTCCACATGACCCACCAGGTCGTGACACGGACGACCGCGAAGACGGAGGCCCTGCTCGGGCTCGTGGCGAAGATGGTGGATGCCATCTCGATCGGCGAGTTCCAGCACGTCCAGGAGAAGCTGGCCGAGGTGATCATGGCCCTCGAGATCCTGCGAGGGCTCACTCGCGCCGCCGAGGCCGACGCCGAGATCGGCCGCTGGGGGCTCATGGCACCCGCCTGGGCTCCCCTGAACACGGCTCGCAACTGGTACCCGCGGACGTACCCCGAGCTGCGAGAGATCGTCTGGAAGCTCGGCGCCAGCGGCATCTTCGGCGTGCCCACCGAGGCGGACCTGACCGGTACGGCGCGAGACGACGTGGAGCGCTACCTGCAGTGCGCGTCTCTCGGCGGCGTCGAGCGCGTCCGCCTCTTTCGGCTGGCCTGGGACTGGGCGCTGTCGTCGTTCGCCGGGCGGCAGGAGGCATACGAGTACTTCTTCTTCGGCGACCCGGTGCGCATGGCGGGCGCGTACGTGCGCTCGCACGACCTCGCTCCCTACGAGGCGCGCATCGACGAGTTCCTCCACCGCGACGAGGCGGGCGCTGAGGCCGAGGGCGCCGAGACCGTGGTGACGACATGA
- the topA gene encoding type I DNA topoisomerase produces the protein MYPVPDTEQASVAARRLVIVESPAKAKTIAGYLGDDFVVESSIGHIRDLPTRAADIPAAVKKEPWARLGVNVDNDFEPLYVEDPDKKKKIAELKRELKDAQELLLATDEDREGEAIAWHLLEVLKPKVPVKRMVFHEITREAIQRALGETREIDGRLVDAQETRRILDRLYGYEVSPVLWKKVMQGLSAGRVQSVATRLVVERERERMAFVSASYWDIAGTFDPGAFEARLVGVDGSRVAQGRDFGADGTLRSSGTIALDEEGARGLASRLEGVPFAVRSVEEKPYTRRPAPPFMTSTLQQEASRKLRFSSQTTMRVAQRLYENGYITYMRTDSTTLSEPALAAARAQAAELYGPEFVPAAPRRYERKVKNAQEAHEAIRPAGDVFRLPSALARELSRDELALYDLIWKRTIASQMEDARGQTVSLRLGATSTAGEDAEFAASGTVIAFRGFLSAYEEGRDDDAAADDAERRLPPLRVGQAVDATALEPEGHATNPPPRYTEASLVKALEDRGIGRPSTYASIMGTILDRGYVFKKGTALVPTFLAFAVTNLLEQHFGKLVDYDFTARMEDDLDRIASGEENRTDWLSRFYRGTDRDEGLHALVNDHLDEIDARAVNSIPIGDGIVLRVGRYGPYLERGEERASVPDEMAPDELTVERAQELLARPAGDRTLGVDPATGRTIVVRDGRYGPYVSEVPEEGATGKPRTASLLSTMTVDTVTLEDALKLLTLPRTLAAPDGEEILVANGRYGPFIKKGSETRSLASEEQLFTVSAEEALALLAQPKERRGRGAPKPPLKDLGPDPATGKPLVVKDGRFGPYVTDGETNASLRKGDDVDGLTVDRAIELLAERRAKGAATPRRRAAGRR, from the coding sequence ATGTATCCCGTCCCCGACACCGAACAGGCATCCGTGGCCGCACGCCGTCTCGTCATCGTCGAGTCGCCCGCCAAGGCGAAGACCATCGCCGGATATCTCGGCGACGACTTCGTCGTGGAGTCGAGCATCGGCCATATCCGTGATCTCCCCACCCGCGCGGCCGACATCCCGGCCGCGGTGAAGAAGGAGCCGTGGGCCCGGCTGGGCGTCAACGTCGACAACGACTTCGAGCCGCTCTACGTCGAGGACCCCGACAAGAAGAAGAAGATCGCCGAGCTGAAGCGCGAGCTCAAGGACGCGCAGGAGCTGCTGCTGGCAACAGACGAGGATCGCGAGGGCGAGGCGATCGCCTGGCACCTGCTCGAGGTGCTGAAGCCGAAGGTGCCGGTGAAGCGGATGGTCTTCCACGAGATCACGCGCGAGGCGATCCAGCGCGCGCTCGGCGAGACGCGCGAGATCGACGGGCGGCTCGTGGACGCGCAGGAGACCCGCCGCATCCTCGACCGGCTGTACGGCTACGAGGTGTCGCCGGTGCTGTGGAAGAAGGTGATGCAGGGGCTGTCCGCGGGGCGGGTGCAGTCGGTCGCCACGCGGCTCGTCGTCGAGCGCGAGCGCGAGCGCATGGCGTTCGTCTCCGCCTCCTACTGGGACATCGCCGGCACGTTCGATCCCGGCGCCTTCGAGGCGCGCCTCGTCGGCGTCGACGGCAGCAGAGTCGCCCAGGGGCGCGACTTCGGGGCCGACGGCACGCTCAGGAGCTCCGGCACGATCGCCCTCGACGAGGAGGGCGCACGCGGCCTCGCCTCGAGACTCGAGGGCGTCCCGTTCGCCGTGCGCTCCGTCGAGGAGAAGCCGTACACGCGCCGCCCGGCGCCGCCGTTCATGACCTCGACGCTGCAGCAGGAGGCGAGCCGCAAGCTCCGCTTCTCGTCGCAGACGACGATGCGGGTCGCCCAGCGGCTGTACGAGAACGGCTACATCACCTACATGCGCACCGACTCGACGACGCTGTCCGAGCCGGCGCTGGCGGCGGCGAGAGCGCAGGCGGCGGAGCTCTACGGCCCCGAGTTCGTGCCCGCGGCGCCGCGGCGCTACGAGCGCAAGGTCAAGAACGCCCAGGAGGCGCACGAGGCGATCCGTCCGGCGGGCGACGTCTTCCGGCTTCCGTCGGCGCTCGCGCGCGAGCTGTCGCGCGACGAGCTCGCCCTCTACGACCTGATCTGGAAGCGGACGATCGCATCGCAGATGGAGGACGCGCGCGGCCAGACCGTCTCCCTGCGGCTCGGCGCGACGTCGACCGCGGGCGAGGACGCGGAGTTCGCGGCGTCAGGGACGGTGATCGCGTTCCGGGGCTTCCTCTCCGCCTACGAGGAGGGACGCGACGACGACGCCGCGGCGGACGACGCCGAGCGCCGCCTGCCGCCGCTGCGGGTCGGCCAGGCGGTCGATGCGACGGCGCTCGAGCCCGAGGGGCACGCGACGAACCCGCCGCCGCGCTACACGGAGGCGTCGCTCGTGAAGGCGCTCGAGGATCGCGGCATCGGCCGCCCGTCGACGTACGCGTCGATCATGGGCACGATCCTCGACCGCGGCTACGTGTTCAAGAAGGGGACGGCGCTCGTGCCGACGTTCCTCGCCTTCGCGGTCACGAACCTGCTCGAGCAGCACTTCGGCAAGCTCGTCGACTACGACTTCACGGCGCGCATGGAGGACGACCTCGACCGGATCGCCTCCGGCGAGGAGAACCGCACCGACTGGCTGAGCCGCTTCTACCGTGGCACGGACCGCGACGAGGGCCTGCACGCGCTCGTCAACGACCACCTCGACGAGATCGACGCGCGCGCCGTCAACTCGATCCCGATCGGCGACGGCATCGTGTTGCGCGTCGGCCGCTACGGCCCCTATCTGGAGCGTGGCGAGGAGCGGGCGAGCGTGCCGGACGAGATGGCGCCCGACGAGCTCACGGTCGAGCGGGCGCAGGAGCTGCTCGCCCGACCGGCGGGCGACCGCACGCTCGGCGTCGACCCGGCGACGGGCCGCACGATCGTCGTCCGCGACGGGCGCTACGGCCCCTACGTGAGCGAGGTGCCGGAGGAGGGCGCGACCGGGAAGCCGCGGACGGCGTCGCTGCTGTCGACGATGACCGTCGACACGGTCACGCTCGAGGATGCGCTGAAGCTGCTGACGCTGCCGCGAACGCTGGCGGCGCCCGACGGCGAGGAGATCCTCGTCGCGAACGGCCGTTACGGTCCCTTCATCAAGAAGGGGTCGGAGACGCGCTCGCTCGCCTCCGAGGAGCAGCTGTTCACCGTCAGCGCCGAGGAGGCGCTCGCGCTGCTCGCGCAGCCGAAGGAGCGACGCGGGCGCGGCGCGCCGAAGCCTCCGCTCAAGGACCTCGGGCCTGACCCGGCGACCGGGAAGCCGCTCGTGGTCAAGGATGGCCGCTTCGGCCCGTACGTGACGGACGGCGAGACGAACGCCAGCCTGCGCAAGGGAGACGACGTCGACGGCCTCACCGTCGACCGCGCGATCGAGCTGCTGGCCGAGCGCCGCGCGAAGGGCGCGGCGACGCCGCGACGCCGCGCCGCCGGCCGCCGTTGA